The Actinomadura graeca nucleotide sequence CGGGCGGCGGGTGCGGACGGCGCCGAACTCGTCCATGACCGCGCCGAGCACCGCGGCGCGGACCGCGTCCACCGTCATGCCCGGCCCGAGGTCGGCGAGCGCGGGCCGGGCCGCCCCGCCCGCGCGTCCGCCGGACGCGGTGCAGCGGTGGGCGGCGCGGCCCCCGGCGTGGCGGGGGGCCGGGCGCACCTGGACGGCGACGTGGGAGAGGCAGGCGCCCCTGGTGTGCAGCCGCGCGCCCTGCACCACCCGGCCGTCGCGCAGCGCCTCGCCCGCCACGCCGAGCCCTTCGAGGGCCGCGACCACCAGGGCGTCCAGCGAGACGCGGTGGCCCGGCCGCTGGACGAGGCTGAACGCGAGCGTCCCGGAGTCGAACCAGACCGCGCCGCCGCCGGTCGCGCGGCGGACGACGTCGATGCCGTCTCCGGCGCAGGCGACCAGGTCTACCGCGCGCGCGACGTCCTGGAAGCGGCCCACCACGACGCTCGGCGAGCTCTGCCAGACGCGCAGCACGGGCGGCTGGGGGCGTGCGGGCCGGTCCTCGGCCGCGTCGGGCGGGTCCTCGCCGCGCCGCACGGCGGTGCGCGGACCCGGGACATGCGGGACGGACCGCAGCGGATCGGGCACGCGCCGGGCGGGCACGCGCGAGGCGCGGGCGCGCAGCGCGGCGGCGCGGGCCAGGGCCTCGTCCAAGGCGAGGTTGCGCGCCGCGTCGCGCGTGTCGTCGAGGATGACGCTGAGCATGGCGCCGCCGCTCCTCTCCCGTCGCGCCCTCCGCGGTGAAAACCGCAGCGAAAACCGCAGCGCACCGCCCGATCCGGGAACGGGCGGTACGCCGCGGTCGGTCACCGGTGAGAAAACTATCTCCTTTGCGCTCCGATTGCATGCGGATAGTTTTCTTTTGGCGACGGAGAGTCATCCCATGGTCCGGTGAACGGTCCCCTTCCCGCTCGGGCCGGGGTCGGACGGGGCGATCCACGGCCCGGGAATGGACGGATCCAGCACGCCCTCCTCCACCCAGGCGAACCGGCCGTCGAGGACGGCGCGTGCCAGCCTGACGTCCATGGCGTCGGTGTTGCGCCACAGCCCCTCGAACAGTTCCTCCACGCGGACGCGCGCCTGCCGGCAGAACGCGTCCGCGAGCAGCGGGGCGGACTCGCCGGGAGCCGCCGCGGGCCCGGTGCCGCCCCGGCCCGCGCCGGTGACGGGGCCGT carries:
- a CDS encoding lipoate--protein ligase family protein, with translation MLSVILDDTRDAARNLALDEALARAAALRARASRVPARRVPDPLRSVPHVPGPRTAVRRGEDPPDAAEDRPARPQPPVLRVWQSSPSVVVGRFQDVARAVDLVACAGDGIDVVRRATGGGAVWFDSGTLAFSLVQRPGHRVSLDALVVAALEGLGVAGEALRDGRVVQGARLHTRGACLSHVAVQVRPAPRHAGGRAAHRCTASGGRAGGAARPALADLGPGMTVDAVRAAVLGAVMDEFGAVRTRRPDAVERAVRDHLHAVRYGDLAWHLTGPRAAAARQFSGRT